In Actinoplanes sp. NBC_00393, a single genomic region encodes these proteins:
- a CDS encoding ArsR/SmtB family transcription factor — MDDAAEQELFKALADPTRRRILDGLAERNGQTLFEICSRLAMKYQLSLSRQAISQHLEVLIAAGLITARREGRYKFHDLDTTPLERLTDRWRPRETKEN, encoded by the coding sequence GTGGACGATGCCGCCGAGCAGGAGCTCTTCAAGGCGCTGGCCGATCCGACCCGGCGCAGGATCCTCGATGGGCTTGCTGAGCGCAACGGCCAGACGCTGTTCGAGATCTGTTCGCGCCTGGCGATGAAGTACCAGCTGAGTTTGTCCCGGCAGGCCATCTCCCAGCATCTGGAGGTGCTGATCGCGGCCGGTCTGATCACGGCGCGCCGGGAGGGCCGCTACAAGTTCCACGACCTCGACACCACACCGCTGGAGCGTCTCACCGATCGGTGGCGACCCCGCGAAACCAAGGAGAACTGA